Proteins found in one Tamandua tetradactyla isolate mTamTet1 chromosome 3, mTamTet1.pri, whole genome shotgun sequence genomic segment:
- the LOC143677807 gene encoding intraflagellar transport protein 70A-like — MAGLNSVQIPDGAFTAAVYRLIRDSRYAEAVQLLGGELQRSPRSRAGLSLLAYCYYRLQEFALAAECYEQLSQLHPELEQYRLYQAQALYKACLYPEATRVAFLLLDNPAYHSRVLRLQAAIKYSEGDLPGARSLVEQLLSGEAGDESGGQSEPDGQVNLGCLLYKEGQYEAACAKFSAALQASGYRPDLSYNLALAYYSSRQYASALKHIADIIEHGIRQHPELGVGMTTEGIDVRSVGNTLVLHQTALVEAFNLKAAIEYQLKNYEVAQETLTDMPPRAEEELDPVTLHNQALMNMDARPTEGFEKLQFLLQQNPFPPETFGNLLLLYCKYEYFDLAADVLAENAHLTYKFLTPYLYDFLDAMITCQTAPEEAFIRLDELAGILTDHLRRLTKQVQEARHNRDDEAVKKAVNEYDETLEKYIPVLMAQAKIYWNLENYSMVEKIFRKSVEFCNDHDVWKLNVAHVLFMQENKYKEAIGFYEPIVKKHYDNILNVSAIVLANLCVSYIMTSQNEEAEELMRKIEKEEEQLSYDDPDKKIYHLCIVNLVIGTLYCAKGNYDFGISRVIKSLEPYNKKLGTDTWYYAKRCFLSLLENMSKHMIVLRDSVIQECVQFLEHCELYGRNIPAVIEQPLEEEKMHIGKNTVTYESRQKLLENLSLAAAQDVFPGEPGTGGSGCRCLPWIDTSASG, encoded by the exons ATGGCTGGGCTGAACAGTGTTCAGATCCCTGATGGGGCTTTCACCGCGGCTGTCTACCGGCTCATCCGGGATTCCCGCTACGCCGAGGCCGTCCAGCTGCTGGGCGGAGAGCTCCAGCGGAGCCCGAGGAGCCGCGCCGGCCTGTCGCTGCTGGCCTACTGCTACTACCGCCTGCAGGAGTTCGCGCTGGCGGCCGAGTGCTACGAGCAGCTGAGTCAGCTGCACCCGGAGCTAGAGCAGTACCGCCTGTACCAGGCCCAGGCCCTCTACAAAGCCTGCCTGTACCCAGAGGCCACCCGGGTGGCCTTCCTCCTCCTGGACAACCCCGCCTACCATAGCCGGGTCCTCCGTCTCCAAGCCGCCATCAAATACAGCGAGGGCGATCTGCCCGGGGCCCGGAGCCTGGTGGAGCAGCTACTGAGTGGGGAAGCAGGGGACGAGAGTGGGGGCCAGAGCGAGCCGGACGGTCAGGTCAACCTGGGTTGCTTGCTCTACAAGGAGGGGCAGTATGAAGCCGCGTGTGCCAAGTTCTCTGCGGCTCTGCAGGCCTCGGGCTACCGGCCTGACCTTTCCTATAACCTGGCTTTGGCCTACTACAGCAGCCGGCAGTATGCCTCAGCTCTGAAGCATATTGCCGACATTATAGAGCATGGTATCCGCCAGCACCCAGAGCTTGGTGTGGGCATGACCACTGAGGGCATTGATGTTCGCAGTGTTGGCAACACCTTAGTTCTCCACCAGACTGCTTTGGTGGAAGCCTTCAACCTCAAGGCTGCCATAGAATACCAGCTGAAAAACTATGAGGTGGCCCAGGAAACCCTCACTGACATGCCGCCTAGGGCAGAGGAAGAGTTGGACCCTGTGACCCTGCACAACCAGGccctaatgaacatggatgccAGGCCCACGGAAGGATTTGAAAAACTGCAGTTTTTGCTCCAACAGAACCCTTTTCCCCCAGAGACTTTTGGCAACCTGTTGCTTCTCTACTGTAAGTATGAGTATTTTGACCTGGCAGCAGATGTGCTGGCAGAAAATGCCCATTTGACTTATAAGTTCCTCACACCCTATCTCTATGACTTCCTGGATGCCATGATCACGTGCCAGACAGCTCCTGAGGAGGCTTTCATTAGGCTTGATGAACTAGCTGGGATACTGACTGACCACCTGCGGAGACTTACCAAACAGGTACAGGAAGCAAGACACAATAGAGATGATGAAGCTGTCAAAAAGGCAGTGAATGAATATGATGAAACCCTTGAGAAATATATTCCAGTGTTGATGGCCCAAGCAAAGATCTACTGGAACCTTGAAAATTACTCAATGGTAGAAAAGATCTTCCGTAAATCTGTGGAATTCTGTAATGACCACGATGTGTGGAAGTTGAATGTGGCTCATGTTCTCTTCATGCaggaaaacaaatacaaagaagCCATTGGTTTTTATGAGCCCATAGTCAAGAAGCATTATGATAACATCCTGAATGTCAGTGCTATTGTATTAGCTAACCTCTGTGTTTCATACATTATGACAAGTCAAAACGAAGAAGCTGAGGAGCTGATGAGGAAgattgaaaaggaggaagaacAGCTCTCCTATGATGACCCAGATAAGAAAATCTATCATCTCTGCATTGTGAATTTGGTGATAGGCACACTTTATTGTGCCAAAGGAAATTATGACTTTGGTATTTCTCGAGTTATCAAAAGCTTGGAGCCATATAATAAAAAACTGGGAACGGATACCTGGTATTATGCCAAAAGATGCTTCTTGTCTTTATTAGAAAACATGTCAAAACACATGATTGTGCTGCGTGATAGTGTTATTCAAGAATGTGTCCAGTTTCTAGAGCACTGTGAACTCTATGGCAGGAACATACCTGCAGTTATTGAACAACCCCTGGAGGAAGAGAAGATGCATATTGGAAAGAATACAGTCACCTATGAATCCAGACA GAAACTCTTAGAGAATCTCAGCCTAGCAGCTGCCCAGGATGTTTTTCCTGGTGAACCAGGAACTGGAGGATCTGGATGCAGGTGCCTGCCGTGGATTGATACCAGTGCATCTGGGTGA